GGATCAGGCTGCGACCAAGCAAGGTGTAGGGCTCATCTTCCAGCGTGAATTCGATGGCCTATTCGATGACACTCGATCGCAGTGAGGCATGTAACTCATTGAAAGCCCGCTTACCCCTTCCGAAATATTCCATGACTACCGAGGTCTCTGCCAATGGTGCATGGGCCGTTCCTAGTTCTTTCCGCTTTTTCAATGTCTTGGGAAGCGAGGCGTAAAAGAAGAAGTGTGCCTTGAGCACGGCAAAGGCATGCCTTCCGCGGAATTGGAAGAGGAAACGTACGATGCTCAGATTGTCCATGAACATGCGGAGGAACAGTCGAGAATAGGTAGACCCGCTTCTGTCATTCTTCAAGAAGATGATCAAGCTGTTCTTGAAATTGAGGAAGGACTTGAAGGGTCTATATCCGCTCAGGGTACCTCCTCCGAGATGGTAGACCTTGCTGGCCGGAATACACATGACCCGTTTGCCCCGTCTACGCGCTCTCCAGCACAGGTCTATCTCCTCCATGTGTGCAAAGAGGTCTTCATCCAGCCCACCCAAGGCATAGAATTCCTGGATGCGGAAGAACAGACAGGCTCCGGTGGCCCAATGCACATCTATGGGAGTGTCATACTGACCTTCATCCTTCTCCAAGGTCTCGAAAAGTCTTCCTCGACAATAGGGGTAATTGAGTCGATCCATGAATCCGCCAGCGGCTCCTGCGTATTCGAAATACTCCGGGCGCTGAAGGTCGAGTATCTTGGGTTGCACAGCGACAAGGTCAGGATCGTCCTCCATGGCCTTGAGGATAGGGGAGAGCCAACCTTCGGTCACTTCCACATCGGAGTTGAGCAAGATGGCAACATCTTCATCTCGATGCTTCAGACCTCGATTATATCCTCCGGCATAGCCGTGATTCTCCTCCAGTTGCACCCATTCTACTTGGGGGTAGCTTTCTTGCACGAAATCCTTGGATCCATCACTCGAAGCATTGTCGATGATGAGTATCGGGTGTCCCTCAGCGTATCGTACCACATTGGGAAGGAACCTCTCCAGAAGTTCCTGTCCATTCCAATTGAGTATAGCAATGACCGCTCTCACGAAGCGGCAAAGGTATCTGCTAGTGCTTCACGAAGAAAGCTCAGCGAGGAGAATCATAGAATTGTTGTATGCGGTCACTTCCGATACCTCCTCCACTGTTCTGGTCGGTGTTCCAGAGGGGATTGGTACGGCTTTGTAGAATGATATTCCAGCGTGGATTCCTCAGTTCTCCGGGTACATCGGAGTGAAGCAAGGTGTATTCGCGCTGAAGCAGCTCCCTATCGTAAAAGACGAAGCGTTTGTCATTGAACTTCCCGGCTTTATAATAGTGCCAGATCTGATAGGGATAGGTCTCGGGGTCATTGGTCTCATTGACCACTGAGTTGGGTGGCCCGTAGATCAGATATACGCGCCCCATGTCCGTTTCATAGCCGCGTCTATTGCTTGTCCCGAACTCTTCATCCACCAATTCCAGGTCCTTCTTATACTCGGCCCAGGCCTGATCGGGATGCAAGGGGTCTCGATTCTCCCAGAATGAATAGAAATAGGACTTGGCCTGGATGAGCGTGAAGGTCGGTGCTTGATGGTCGATCATCATTCTATCCTGTTCTTGAGCGATCGGACGGAGCGCATAGATGTACTCCAGCAGACTGTCCTTATCATTCAAGCTACCCACGAAGGTCAGATTGATCTCTTCATCACTCAGTTGTTTCGAGACATTGGGATTCACCCGATAGAAGGGCAGTTCCTTGTACACCAGCAATTCATTCTCGCGGTCTCGGGCCTCGACCCGTAGGTTGAACCTACCCGAAGGAAGCATGCTGATATCCATCCTACCCATCTCGGCAATGACCGGAGTGGCCTTCTTCCGCTTCAGTATCTCGGTGCCTTCTTGTACCTTCTCGAAATCTGCATCTTCGATATAGTACTTCAATAGGAAGGGCTCATCCTTTTTCAGTTTCTTATCCATGGAATACAGCTCGAAGTAGAGGAGCATCTCATTGAATTCCTGACCGAACATGGTCGTCATCAGTGGAAGCATATCCAGTCCCGATTTGGAGGACATGCTGTTCTCATCTGCCTGGCGGAAGGCTGCTACCAGTTCAATGTCCGAGAATCCGGTGGTCTGCGAATTCAGATCCAGATCGAGACTACGGGTGAAGGA
Above is a window of Flavobacteriales bacterium DNA encoding:
- a CDS encoding glycosyltransferase family 2 protein; this translates as MRAVIAILNWNGQELLERFLPNVVRYAEGHPILIIDNASSDGSKDFVQESYPQVEWVQLEENHGYAGGYNRGLKHRDEDVAILLNSDVEVTEGWLSPILKAMEDDPDLVAVQPKILDLQRPEYFEYAGAAGGFMDRLNYPYCRGRLFETLEKDEGQYDTPIDVHWATGACLFFRIQEFYALGGLDEDLFAHMEEIDLCWRARRRGKRVMCIPASKVYHLGGGTLSGYRPFKSFLNFKNSLIIFLKNDRSGSTYSRLFLRMFMDNLSIVRFLFQFRGRHAFAVLKAHFFFYASLPKTLKKRKELGTAHAPLAETSVVMEYFGRGKRAFNELHASLRSSVIE
- a CDS encoding GWxTD domain-containing protein, whose product is MRAFHLTISLLIYSLLSTAIAQELTAYFDYKVFRIPGEGHLVETYYNIKGPSVEFIAVDDSTDQAEVELKVIVSKAGSIKDFKKESIKSPLAVKGYRPDFLSIQRFLLPRGVYDLEVEMRDVNRPESEPLSFTRSLDLDLNSQTTGFSDIELVAAFRQADENSMSSKSGLDMLPLMTTMFGQEFNEMLLYFELYSMDKKLKKDEPFLLKYYIEDADFEKVQEGTEILKRKKATPVIAEMGRMDISMLPSGRFNLRVEARDRENELLVYKELPFYRVNPNVSKQLSDEEINLTFVGSLNDKDSLLEYIYALRPIAQEQDRMMIDHQAPTFTLIQAKSYFYSFWENRDPLHPDQAWAEYKKDLELVDEEFGTSNRRGYETDMGRVYLIYGPPNSVVNETNDPETYPYQIWHYYKAGKFNDKRFVFYDRELLQREYTLLHSDVPGELRNPRWNIILQSRTNPLWNTDQNSGGGIGSDRIQQFYDSPR